A single region of the Triticum dicoccoides isolate Atlit2015 ecotype Zavitan chromosome 2B, WEW_v2.0, whole genome shotgun sequence genome encodes:
- the LOC119364395 gene encoding kinetochore protein SPC24 homolog has product MAEDAGSRIEVANLLSLGEDLVGVLVGSKDGEALAQACDGARMLRSACRSESGDLELQIKEYQEKINSFKEKLDKAKAETVTDEELNTLQNEMEEKLRGEQQLRQDLRAVSDELDNLDRQRTSIEERKDSVKKKEKDMLKAQSMLSMCVSVTNMMPDFEDQEKISGYIVDKNRKKLDKFEFGKTMSPVEICDKLWKMI; this is encoded by the exons ATGGCGGAAGATGCTGGTAGTCGGATTGAGGTGGCCAACCTCCTTTCCCTCGGCGAGGACCTCGTCGGGGTGCTCGTGGGCAGCAAGGACGGCGAAGCCCTTGCGCAGGCCTGCGACGGGGCACGGATGCTGCGCTCCGCCTGCAGATCCGAGTCCGGGGACCTCGAGCTCCAAATCAAAG AGTATCAGGAAAAAATAAACTCCTTCAAGGAAAAGTTAGACAAGGCAAAAGCTGAAACCGTTACTGATGAAGAACTGAACACGCTACAAAATGAGATGGAGGAGAAACTCCGGGGGGAGCAACAGCTTCGCCAAGACTTAAG AGCGGTGAGTGATGAGCTTGATAACCTAGACCGTCAAAGGACTTCTATAGAAGAAAGGAAGGATTCTGTCAAGAAGAAGGAGAAAGACATGCTGAAGGCACA AAGTATGCTCTCCATGTGTGTGTCAGTTACAAATATGATGCCAGATTTCGAAGATCAGGAGAAGATTTCTGGAT ATATTGTTGACAAGAACAGGAAGAAGCTAGATAAGTTCGAATTTGGGAAGACAATGTCACCAGTTGAGATCTGCGACAAGCTTTGGAAAATGATTTAG